From a single Nitrospirota bacterium genomic region:
- a CDS encoding prepilin-type N-terminal cleavage/methylation domain-containing protein produces MRIKTSTAGNKRGFTLLELLVVLFIVGIIVSIVAVSVGSLRDKALFTEEARRIYLTAKHAREAAIIDRTEVAFRLNEETNTYWLDYPASKPSENHAVPKKFTITGTDIFFFPKGNSSGGLIEIQNEKGQKYAIEVNKVLGTPSIKRL; encoded by the coding sequence GTGAGAATAAAGACGTCAACAGCTGGGAATAAGAGAGGGTTCACGCTCCTTGAACTTCTTGTTGTTCTCTTTATTGTCGGTATAATAGTATCCATTGTTGCTGTTTCTGTCGGAAGCCTTCGCGACAAGGCACTCTTTACGGAAGAGGCACGCAGGATCTATCTCACGGCAAAGCATGCCCGGGAGGCAGCCATTATCGACAGAACAGAGGTTGCTTTCCGTCTTAACGAAGAGACGAACACCTACTGGCTGGATTACCCGGCCTCAAAACCGTCAGAGAACCACGCTGTCCCAAAAAAATTTACCATAACCGGGACAGATATCTTCTTTTTCCCCAAGGGGAACAGCTCTGGCGGCCTGATAGAAATACAGAATGAAAAAGGGCAGAAATATGCGATTGAGGTCAATAAGGTCCTCGGCACTCCTTCGATCAAACGGCTTTAG
- the gspG gene encoding type II secretion system major pseudopilin GspG: protein MNYRKEQGRVRNRRGFTLIELLVVMVILGMLAALVGPQIFGKVGKGKQSAARTQIEMLGQALDSYRLDVGRYPTTSEGLNALSANSGTQGWSGPYLKKAVPNDPWQKPYQYQSPGSHGDYDLYSYGADGAAGGEGENKDVNSWE from the coding sequence ATGAATTATAGAAAAGAACAGGGTCGTGTCAGAAACAGAAGAGGTTTTACGCTTATTGAACTGCTGGTCGTTATGGTTATCCTTGGAATGCTGGCAGCGCTGGTTGGCCCCCAGATATTCGGCAAGGTCGGGAAAGGCAAGCAGTCTGCTGCCAGGACCCAGATAGAGATGCTGGGCCAGGCCCTTGACAGTTACCGGCTTGATGTTGGCAGGTACCCGACCACGTCAGAAGGGCTGAATGCCCTGTCCGCGAATTCCGGGACACAGGGATGGAGCGGTCCCTATCTCAAAAAAGCGGTGCCGAACGATCCCTGGCAAAAACCTTATCAGTACCAGTCACCTGGGTCGCACGGGGACTATGACCTGTATTCCTATGGCGCTGATGGTGCTGCAGGCGGAGAAGGTGAGAATAAAGACGTCAACAGCTGGGAATAA